One Methanocaldococcus infernus ME DNA segment encodes these proteins:
- a CDS encoding sugar phosphate isomerase/epimerase family protein yields the protein MIGICSYLVSEITNKGFSLDELKVNCVELGFSDIPLLDKDGEINREAIDYLSTLNVKYTLHSPTSDEPNSVCVDLGKGERDLKIMENVFKIASLLNIKYVVIHGGDINGSYHKAYINTLRALKSLINLANEYSVKIVLENLCDNRIGAFPHEFSGLLDDEIGVTLDVGHAYLMCNKYGMSMREYFKMLRPYIEHVHLHDNFGFVDNHLPLGEGNINWKMVLNELRKCKVKNLILEIRNYYNEMNVKNSIKLASKGYKKRYVKRLLLREIRVPYIN from the coding sequence ATGATAGGGATCTGCTCATACTTAGTTAGTGAGATAACAAATAAAGGCTTTAGCTTAGATGAGCTAAAAGTTAATTGTGTAGAGCTTGGATTCAGTGATATTCCTCTATTGGATAAGGATGGAGAGATTAATAGAGAAGCTATAGACTATTTATCAACTTTAAATGTTAAATACACACTCCACTCTCCAACATCTGATGAGCCAAATAGTGTTTGTGTAGACCTTGGAAAGGGAGAGAGGGATTTAAAGATAATGGAGAATGTCTTTAAAATAGCTTCATTACTTAATATTAAGTATGTTGTTATCCATGGTGGAGACATAAATGGTTCTTACCATAAGGCATATATAAATACTCTAAGAGCTTTAAAGTCTTTAATTAACTTGGCAAATGAATACTCTGTTAAGATAGTCCTTGAAAACCTCTGTGATAATAGAATTGGAGCCTTTCCCCATGAGTTCTCTGGCTTACTTGATGATGAGATTGGAGTAACCTTAGATGTTGGTCATGCCTATCTAATGTGTAATAAGTATGGAATGAGCATGAGAGAATACTTTAAAATGCTAAGACCATATATAGAGCATGTCCATCTACATGACAACTTTGGTTTTGTTGATAACCACTTACCCTTAGGAGAGGGAAATATTAACTGGAAGATGGTTTTAAATGAGCTAAGGAAGTGTAAGGTTAAGAACTTAATCTTGGAGATAAGAAATTACTACAATGAAATGAATGTTAAGAACAGCATAAAGTTAGCTTCAAAGGGATACAAGAAGAGATATGTTAAGAGACTCTTACTTAGAGAAATAAGGGTTCCATACATTAATTAA